Within Deltaproteobacteria bacterium, the genomic segment AAGAAGATTTAAAACAAATTATTCCCATTCTTTATCTCGAAGATTATGACATGGCTCTTGCCCAAAAACTTTGTGCTGGCGTAGACCTCTGGCTCAACACCCCACAGAAACCTCATGAAGCCTCTGGCACCAGCGGAATGAAAGCCGCCCTGAATGGCGTCCCCAGCCTCAGCGTGCTGGATGGATGGTGGATTGAAGGCCATGTCGAGGGAGTCACAGGATGGTCGATTGGTGAAAGTTCAGAACCGGAGAATGATGCCGTGAAAGAAAGCGATTTTTTATACGATAAACTGGAGCAAAAGATTCTGCCCCTCTTCTATGGCCATCCCCAGGCCTATGCCAGGGTGATGCGTTCTGCGATTGCCCTCAATGCCTCCTTTTTCAACACGCAGCGCATGGTGATGCAATACATGAGAAATGCCTACCGTTTGGACGACCACTAAAAGCCCTTCGACATCCCCAAAGAAATACGATACTAAAAACCCTCATGACTACCCAAAATCACATCCTCATCTTCTGCGACGGAGCCTGCTCCGGAAACCCGGGCCCTGGCGGCTGGGGCGCTATTGTCTGTCTTCCCTCTGAAGAAGTTTTTGAATTGGGTGGAGCAGCCTCGAACACCACCAATAACCAGATGGAACTCAGTGCCAGTATTGCGGCCTTAAAAAGTATTCAAGATTTGGATGGCCCCGTAAAACTTTGCACCGATTCCACTTACGTGATTCAGGGAATCACGAAATGGATCTATGGCTGGCTGCAAAAAGACTGGAAAACTGCGGAAGGAAATGAGGTTTCCAATCGCTCCCTTTGGAAACAACTCTTTCAAGTTGCTTCAAAACGAAAAGGCGAAAATAAAATCAGCTGGCATTATGTGCGCGGTCACATTGGCATTGCGGGCAATGAACGCGCCGATGAAATTGCGGTTGCTTTCTCGCAAAATAAAAACATTTCTCTTTATCGTGGTGCTCTCAAAGATTATCCCCTCTCTATTTTGGATCTTCCCGAAGATACAAGCCTACCGAATTCCTCTTCTTACAAAAAATCAAAATCCAAAGCCCTCTGTTATCTGAGCCTGGTGGGAGGAAAAGTGGAAAGACATAACACTTGGCCAGAATGCGAAGCCCGTGTAAAGGGAGTTTCCTCCGCCAAGTTTAAAAAAGCGATGAGTGAGGAAGAAGAAAAAGAGATATTGAAGAATTGGGGAGCGTAATCCTTTTCAACTTGGATTAACAGTCCCCTCCCCCTTTGAGGCATAGGTATCTACACAAGTCAGCAAGATACTAATTTTGTTACTCTTGCTGATCCCTCCCCTTAAGCTAAGGGGAGGTTAGGAGGGGTTATGAAAGATTTTGCAAATTAGAGAAGCCCTGAATTTTGCAAGGTTTTCCATAACTCCCCCAACCCCCTCTTAGCTTAAGAGGGGGAAATATCAAAAGATGTGTAGATACCTATGCCCTTTGAGGGGAGAGGGGAAAAATTTTCATGCAAAAAGTAAAACCTGAAGTCTTAAAAGAAATCAAACGCCGCAAAACCTTTGCGATTATTTCCCATCCCGATGCGGGAAAAACCACCCTCACCGAAAAATTGCTTCTGTTCGGAAACGCCATCCACATGGCAGGGGTTGTGAAATCAAAAAAAGCCAGTCATTATGCCAAGTCGGATTGGCTGGAGATCGAGAAGCAGCGTGGCATATCGGTGACTTCCTCGGTGATGCAGTTTTCTTACGGCGGTTTTGAAATCAATCTGCTCGATACTCCCGGTCACGAAGACTTCAGCGAAGACACCTATCGCGTGCTCACCGCCGTGGATAGCGTGCTCATGATTATCGATTCTTCGAAGGGAATCGAAACACAAACCAAAAAACTTTTTCAAGTCTGTCGCGATCGCCATTTGCCCATCATGACCTTCATGAACAAGATGGATCTGGAAGGCCGCCATTCTTTTGATCTCATCGATGAAGTGGAAAAAGTATTGCAACTCCCCTGCTTTCCAATGACCTGGCCCATCGGCCAAGGATCTCAGTTTAAAGGCGTTTATGATCTGATCAAAAAACGCATTCGACTTTTTGATCCGGGTTTAGCCACACGAAATTTTACCGAAGAATTTTTTGAAGATTTGAATGATCCTGTCCTGAATGAAAAAGTGGGCGCGGAACTCATTCAAACTTTAAAAGACGAATTGGAACTTCTGAGTGGGGCGGGGCATGAATTTAGACAGGAAGATTTCCTGCAGGGCAAACTCAGTCCCGTATTTTTTGGTTCGGCCGTGAAAAATTTCGGCATTCAGGAATGCCTGGATGCCTTTCTGGAACACGCCCCCGCCCCCACTCCGCGCCCAGCGGAAGAACGCATGGTGGAACCCGATGAAGCCAATTTCACAGGAGTGGTGTTTAAAATTCAGGCAAACATGGATTCCAAACACCGGGACCGCACTGTATTTGTACGCATCTGCTCGGGAGAATTTGCGCAAGGCATGTCTGTGTATCACACGCGAGACCAACGCGAATTTAAAATCAACAACGCCATTCAATTTTTGTCTCGTGAACGAAACAATATCGACCGTGCTTACGCAGGCGACATTATTGGTATTCGTGAACGCGGCTCACTCATTATTGGCGACACTCTCACGCAAGGGGAAAAAATAAAATTCACGGGTATTCCTCAATTTTCACCCGATTTATTTTGTCGTGTAGAATTAAAAAATCCCATCAAAAATAAGCAGCTTCAAAAAGGCCTGGAGCAACTCTCCGAAGAAGGCGCCTCGCAAATTTTTCGAAAGAATTACAACAGCGAAACTATCATTGGCGTAGTAGGACAGCTTCAGCTGGAGGTCGTCAAATTTCGACTGCTCAACGAATATGGAGCCGATGCCGTTTTTGTGCCTTTGGGTTACGAATTTTCGCGTTGGTTTATCCCCAAAAATAAAAAAGTTTTGGAGTCTTTCGAAAGCCGTTATGCCTCGCATATTGTTTATGACGTGCGCGGTTTTCCCCTGATTTTGCTCAAGAGCGAATGGGAAAAAGACTATGTGGAAAAGGACAGACCGGAGATTCAGTTTTTTTCCAACCTCATCAGTTATGATCAGGCCAGGCGCATGCCAGCTTCGAATTAGGGAAAAGAAAGCCCCAAAAGCACGCAAAGCGCCCATCCTACGAATCCAACAAAAATAGGAATGGTGAGATTGTCATCCAGCTTGATAGGCAACATCTCAAAGGCAGTCGCAGTCAAAGAGAGGATGCTGGAAATCAACAAAATCTGCCACCAGAGGGTGGTCGTGCTGTGAAATAAAATATAAAAAGAACAGAAAAAGGCGACACTGAAAAAAGCGAGGGAACCTTCGATAGTTTTTTCTTTCACCCAGTGCCGTTTTCCAAAACGGATTCCGATAATCGCCGAAAGTGGATCGGCCACTGCCAGAGTAGAAATAGCCACCAAGGCAATAGGCTTTGGGAAACTGAGGATGGTGAGCAGGATGCCGATGGCATAAGGAATCATCGCCGACTCTTTTAATCTTTCTTCTGCCCTCAAAAAGAAATTCGTGAGTCCTTCGAATTTTTTTGCAATTTCCGGATAAGCCACCCGGAAACGATCGGATACGTACGCAATGCAGGCGATGGTACCCAAAAGATGTACCACTTGTGTATGACTAAACAAAAGCCAGTAAGACAAGGTGACGGCAATCCCGCTCGCCATATGTATGAAGCGTCGGCCCAGGTGCAAATCTTTTCGTGTGGCTGTAGGTGGCTCATTTTCTATCATAAAAAGACTCCTCTCAAACAAAATCCTTCCGCTTAATCTTCTCCAAAATAATTTTCTCCGGCATGAGCGGATCGCGCGGATTGACCGAAAAAAAAGATTGCTGTTCGCAACGCCGTTTATTCTGAATCAGCCAGCGTAAAATATCGGCCAGGCCTTTATTTTTTTTATCTTTAAAAAAAGGATCATTCGCCAAGGCGTCGCGAGCTTTTTTCAAGGCGCGACCTTCGGTGACATCACTTTCTTTTACTCCATAATCCGGCAAATCGTAGCGTTTGATATCCTCCGGAAGCACGCCCAGAAATTTCACTTCGGGTGCGCTGAAATCCGCATTGCGAATCAGACTAGCGGCCGAGCCTGCCTTGAGCGTACGAAAAATATTTTGTAGGGTATAGGCGTCGAGATCTCCAAAAAAGAAGCAGGGAATTTCGAGCTGATCCTGAATCAGTTTGGTCCAACCCCGAACGGCATTCGAGGGCACCCCTTGAGCACCCAGGAGGATCACAGGATGTCGCCGCGTAAAACCGCTGTTCACCAAGGTATTGGCCGTACCTTCCGATTCGACAATCAGACAAAAATCGATTTTCTTTTTGGCTTTTAATTTTAAACTTTGGGGACGATTTTTGGGTTGAAAAGGAGAAGTTCCCAGGCTGGATAAATCAATCGTCGCCTTGCTCCCGTCCGGCAAGGTTTCGGTGACCACGAGTTGCTGACTATAAGTCTGGCCTCCTCGATCGTTCGCATAACAATTCAGATCTTCGCGATAACACTCCATCATTTCACAGATGAAATCGATGATGGAATCACTTTCATCCTGATCGGCAAAGTCGAGTGGCTTCAGCGCCGCATTGTGTTTAATTTCACCTTTGGAAATGTAGTAAAGCTCACGTTTGGTGTTGGTGGCCCCCACTTCCAGATTTCGTAAAATCAACTCCAGCATAAAAATCGCCCGCGACATCTTCTGCACCGAGCTCACATTGAGTTCTGTGGAAACTTTTTTATCCCCCGCCGTCAAATAGCCCACTTTGGGACTATAAACAGAGTTGTCCAACGAACATCGGGTCGCCTGCAAAACCGGACGCCGCGCACGCTCCAGGTTGCGCAAAATGCGTTCGCACATTTCGATGGAAAGATCTTTTACGTCTACGTCGGAGGCCATAGGTTTTTCCCTTATCTTTTTAGTTCTTTCATGATTTCACAATCGACCAATAAAGACTCACCAAGCCTTTATTGAGCACCCGGCGACGCAGCAATCTGCGCGCTTTGAATACGCGATTTCAGCTGGTTTAAAAATTTTGAGTAATCGTCGCCCTGAACAAGTTTAGTCATGCTTATACTTCCTCAAAGAGGATTTTACGTAGAATTTTAGACAGTGCCTTCAATATATCAATATTTTTTAAATGACAACCGTATATTGTCAAAAATAAGTTGACGCTACAATAGATTAATGACAACTTAAAGTTGTCATTATGGACAAACCAACAACAACCATAGACTCGGTACTGCAATGGATGAAAGAGGGAGAAGGAGAATCTAGCAAGTTTAAACAAAGCCTTTCAACCGATCTTGGGAAAACCATTGTTGCTTTTGGCAACACCAATGGTGGCGTTATTTTGATTGGGGTTGATGATGAGGGGCAGCTGGTTGGATTAAAGGGGAAAAATGTTCTTCAGGATATTTCGGATGCCATTGCCGGGGTTGTTCCAGCACCCAAGGTTTCTGTAGAAGAAGTTGCTTTTGGCGACAGAAAGGTCGCCATTATTCATGTGGAAAAGGGCGCCCATCTTTATTCCTGCCGCAATGTTGTGTATATCCGCGTGGGTCGAAATAATAGACCTCTTTCCATTCAGGAAGTGATTGAAAAGGGGAGTGAAAGCCTGCGTATTTTTTTTGATGAAATGCCCTCACAGGCTAATATTGCAGCCATTGATAAGAAATTGGTCAAAAAATTTTTGAAGGTAAGAGAAGAGGTTCGTGGCGTTCGACACCCTACTCTTTCCGAAGACCGTCAGCTACAGTTGCTCCGAATTTTGAAATCTGGAAAAAATCAGCTCACACAAGGAGGCCTGCTTTTTTTTGGACGAGATCCCCAGAAATGGATCCCGCAAGCCCGTGTTCATTGTGTTCATTTTTTGGATGACGAAATGCAACGTTATACTAACCAGCGTTTTTTCGAGGGGTCACTTTGGTTAATGATGGAAGAGATTGAAACCTATCTTCGCTCTCACCTACAAAGATCGGGTGGGCAAAAAACTGGCTTTCGTCGTCTTGAAAAATTTGAATACCCACTGGAAGCCATTCGTGAGGCATTGTTGAATGCCATGATTCACAGAAATTATTTTAGTGCTGCAGACATCAAAATGTTTTTCTTTCCCAATCGTCTTCTCATTCGAAATCCCGGATCATTTCCACCGGGTGTGACCCCAGAATTGCCGGAACATCGACCCCGCAATCCTCTGTTGGCCCAGTTTTTTTATGATGTAGGTCTTGTGGAAAAATACGGAAGCGGCATCGAAACGATGCGTCGGCTTTGTGGTGACACGGCTTCTGTAACCTTGTCTTTTGATCTGAGAGAATCTTCCACTACCCTCATTTTTCAGAAAAAAGAGGGAACTGTTCAGCGAGATCTGCTGGATGAAAAAATATTAAAACGTCTCGAACAAGGAGCTGCTAGAAGTGCTGAACTTGTAAGCCTGACGGGCATTTCACGTCAGGCTGTGACAAAGCGATTAAACCGATTGCTCGTTGCTGGCACCATTCGCCGTGAAGGAAGTGGTGCTGGGGTTGTTTATTACCAGAGCTAAGAATCTTAGCCTTTGAAGTGATCACTCCCCCAAAGCCCGATGAATATCCAGCCTCAAAGTTTTAATTAATTCCTCATTCCCCATTTCTGTCAGTACACTTTGTGAACTGCCCTCCAGAATATTTTCGGCCAACTCTTTTTTGGATTCAATCAGTGCGTCAATTTTTTCTTCAATGGTTCCCCGACAGATGAACTTATGCACCAGGACATTTTTTTTCTGACCTATCCGAAAGGCCCGGTCTGTCGCCTGATTTTCCACGGCAGGGTTCCACCAGCGGTCGAAGTGAATCACATGAGAAGCGGCCGTTAAATTTAATCCTGTGCCTCCAGCTTTGACGGAGAGAATAAAATAGGGAGGTCCTTGCTCTTGTTGAAAGGCTTCTACTCTTTCTTTTCTTTTGGGGATGGGAGTTTTTCCATCCAAGCTGACTCCTCTTTTTTTGAAGAGAGAAAATAGATAATCGTCCAAAGGCCCTACGATTTCGCTAAACTGGGTGAAGATCAGAACCTTTTCCTGGCGGCTGAGGATGGGTTCACAGATTTCGGCGAGACGAAGGAATTTTCCACTTTGTTCTGCAGTATAATTTCCATCTCCCAAAAATTGAGCGGGATGATTGCAGAGCTGTTTCAAGCGCATCAAACAAGCCAAGATAATTCCTCGACGTTGAATATCATTTTTTTCTTCGCTTAATCTTTCCAAGTCTTTGCTTAAGGCCTCCACACATTGTTCGTAGAGCACGGTCTGCATTTTGCTTAAACTACAATAAGCCTTGAGTTCCGTTTTTTCAGGAAGGTCTTGAATAATCTTTTTATCGGTCTTCAATCTTCTTAAAAGATAGGGCGCAATCAAGCTGCGAAGAGGGGCGTAGGATTCTGTACTGGAAGCTTCCTGCATTTTTTTAATATAATCTTTGAAAGCCTTCGAGGAACCTAACAGCCCCGGACAAATAAAATCGAAAAGAGACCAAAGATCGGTCAAACTATTTTCCAGTGGTGTTCCTGTCAAAGCCAGGCGGATACTGCTTTTTAACTCTTTTGCGGCTTTTGTTTGCAGAGAGCCCGGATTTTTAATCGCCTGCGCTTCATCCAAAACCAGCACTCCCCAGGTGATTGTTTTTGCCCACGCGAAACGAGTGAGACCTGCATAGCTGAGTAAAATGATATCGTAAGCTTGAAGGGTTTCAGCATTCATCCTGTTCAATTCAAGGGACGAAATTTCAGAAGGATGAGCGATGAGCACTTTTAAATGCGGCGCAAAGCGCTGGACCTCGCTCTTCCAATTGGCAAGCAGGGAAGCGGGCACAACAATCAGGTTCGGAATTTTGGATTTTTCATTTTCTTTTTTTAATCCAGAAAGAAAGGCAATGACCTGCAAGGTTTTTCCCAAACCCATATCATCCGCCAAACAGCCTCCCAAGCCAAGTTGCTGCAAAAGATAGAGCCATTGTATCCCCTGCTTTTGATAAGGTCTCAGGCAGGCCTTTACCCAGCTGTCTATCTTTAATGCAGTGCTCTTTTCAGGATTTTTGAGTTGCTGCAGCCGTGCTTCCAAGCCTTTCCCCACCAGCACTTGAGACCATTCGTGAATTGCGGTTTCTGAAAAATCTTCCGCAGTTCTTCCCAAAGACACGCCCGATAAAAGCCGCATGGCTTCTGCATAAGAGAGCAAGCCTTTTGCAGCGAGACCTTGAA encodes:
- the rnhA gene encoding ribonuclease HI, which gives rise to MTTQNHILIFCDGACSGNPGPGGWGAIVCLPSEEVFELGGAASNTTNNQMELSASIAALKSIQDLDGPVKLCTDSTYVIQGITKWIYGWLQKDWKTAEGNEVSNRSLWKQLFQVASKRKGENKISWHYVRGHIGIAGNERADEIAVAFSQNKNISLYRGALKDYPLSILDLPEDTSLPNSSSYKKSKSKALCYLSLVGGKVERHNTWPECEARVKGVSSAKFKKAMSEEEEKEILKNWGA
- a CDS encoding peptide chain release factor 3 encodes the protein MQKVKPEVLKEIKRRKTFAIISHPDAGKTTLTEKLLLFGNAIHMAGVVKSKKASHYAKSDWLEIEKQRGISVTSSVMQFSYGGFEINLLDTPGHEDFSEDTYRVLTAVDSVLMIIDSSKGIETQTKKLFQVCRDRHLPIMTFMNKMDLEGRHSFDLIDEVEKVLQLPCFPMTWPIGQGSQFKGVYDLIKKRIRLFDPGLATRNFTEEFFEDLNDPVLNEKVGAELIQTLKDELELLSGAGHEFRQEDFLQGKLSPVFFGSAVKNFGIQECLDAFLEHAPAPTPRPAEERMVEPDEANFTGVVFKIQANMDSKHRDRTVFVRICSGEFAQGMSVYHTRDQREFKINNAIQFLSRERNNIDRAYAGDIIGIRERGSLIIGDTLTQGEKIKFTGIPQFSPDLFCRVELKNPIKNKQLQKGLEQLSEEGASQIFRKNYNSETIIGVVGQLQLEVVKFRLLNEYGADAVFVPLGYEFSRWFIPKNKKVLESFESRYASHIVYDVRGFPLILLKSEWEKDYVEKDRPEIQFFSNLISYDQARRMPASN
- a CDS encoding DNA topoisomerase VI — translated: MASDVDVKDLSIEMCERILRNLERARRPVLQATRCSLDNSVYSPKVGYLTAGDKKVSTELNVSSVQKMSRAIFMLELILRNLEVGATNTKRELYYISKGEIKHNAALKPLDFADQDESDSIIDFICEMMECYREDLNCYANDRGGQTYSQQLVVTETLPDGSKATIDLSSLGTSPFQPKNRPQSLKLKAKKKIDFCLIVESEGTANTLVNSGFTRRHPVILLGAQGVPSNAVRGWTKLIQDQLEIPCFFFGDLDAYTLQNIFRTLKAGSAASLIRNADFSAPEVKFLGVLPEDIKRYDLPDYGVKESDVTEGRALKKARDALANDPFFKDKKNKGLADILRWLIQNKRRCEQQSFFSVNPRDPLMPEKIILEKIKRKDFV
- a CDS encoding putative DNA binding domain-containing protein, with the translated sequence MDKPTTTIDSVLQWMKEGEGESSKFKQSLSTDLGKTIVAFGNTNGGVILIGVDDEGQLVGLKGKNVLQDISDAIAGVVPAPKVSVEEVAFGDRKVAIIHVEKGAHLYSCRNVVYIRVGRNNRPLSIQEVIEKGSESLRIFFDEMPSQANIAAIDKKLVKKFLKVREEVRGVRHPTLSEDRQLQLLRILKSGKNQLTQGGLLFFGRDPQKWIPQARVHCVHFLDDEMQRYTNQRFFEGSLWLMMEEIETYLRSHLQRSGGQKTGFRRLEKFEYPLEAIREALLNAMIHRNYFSAADIKMFFFPNRLLIRNPGSFPPGVTPELPEHRPRNPLLAQFFYDVGLVEKYGSGIETMRRLCGDTASVTLSFDLRESSTTLIFQKKEGTVQRDLLDEKILKRLEQGAARSAELVSLTGISRQAVTKRLNRLLVAGTIRREGSGAGVVYYQS
- a CDS encoding DEAD/DEAH box helicase, with the protein product MELALSPQGHLYLLESDGASSLLSQAALRKIRSVFEKGEGFLLLYLGGVLAQEELHSTWKYWRTFSQIFFQELCKHPDFKKDLPVSAQIPVPSDDFLEDLLLETPPMQGAEYLNLEILKKLWASLQLAFETDFASFSGNLEDYLKQQNPVFNLIGRICFHLAENKRDEQKPFAFLATYADRLSAVDARVQHKPLGKALDEYAKDHQTLLHLLLPIQKAAEKSVLLKRWVEEGKIYRPLLLNAGDTFTFLKEIPKFEASGVVVKVPNWWASQKVPRPQVSVKIGENKIVKLGADALLDFSMELSLNGISLSEKEFNEILKLTKGLHYLKGQWVEIDPEKLKETLDHWKKVQGLAAKGLLSYAEAMRLLSGVSLGRTAEDFSETAIHEWSQVLVGKGLEARLQQLKNPEKSTALKIDSWVKACLRPYQKQGIQWLYLLQQLGLGGCLADDMGLGKTLQVIAFLSGLKKENEKSKIPNLIVVPASLLANWKSEVQRFAPHLKVLIAHPSEISSLELNRMNAETLQAYDIILLSYAGLTRFAWAKTITWGVLVLDEAQAIKNPGSLQTKAAKELKSSIRLALTGTPLENSLTDLWSLFDFICPGLLGSSKAFKDYIKKMQEASSTESYAPLRSLIAPYLLRRLKTDKKIIQDLPEKTELKAYCSLSKMQTVLYEQCVEALSKDLERLSEEKNDIQRRGIILACLMRLKQLCNHPAQFLGDGNYTAEQSGKFLRLAEICEPILSRQEKVLIFTQFSEIVGPLDDYLFSLFKKRGVSLDGKTPIPKRKERVEAFQQEQGPPYFILSVKAGGTGLNLTAASHVIHFDRWWNPAVENQATDRAFRIGQKKNVLVHKFICRGTIEEKIDALIESKKELAENILEGSSQSVLTEMGNEELIKTLRLDIHRALGE